atgcgaagatgccatgattggtacatggaaACCTGCAGAAAGTTTGCAGGGAAGAAAAAAATCAATACTTTGACGCTGATAGTTAAAGAGGAttagcacgacctcgttggaattgagcagttgtctgttccatttgaggagttcttccagtttttcaatcaaaggccctcgataaattaacggtcacttgctactgtctgtaagtactacttctgtcattaagtctctatatatagctcagctctttcattgcatgtatatataattatcctcactacattatgcagattgaagatcgttgAATGCAGAAAAGCTgaaatgtatgatattgggttcattaagaCAAATCTCATAGATCAATTTATGGTTACATTTCATCCCAAAGAAACCAAGgacaacttgctacgatcgttggtaataaatcaaaacaaagatacaatactctttccttacaacttcaagtgagtgttactgtcttgtgcatattcggtttcccttaattatttctcgaggttatagtaattaatgtaattgatgagttatgcatgcgtgcgcagtttccactatattctcctagagattaagcttgagcagggactagtaaacGTCTTAGaatcgagacgaaaagatcccgaggactatgcggacatgtctaaaatgctcgagaagtaagttgaatcgatcattatcgcaccatatcggcaactttgttcatttcatGATATCAagtcattgttttctttgtctcgcAGGGTTTGGAAAGTATTCACCGCACAAATTTCGGGACTGCCGCAGGATCTGCGATGGaaatacccgaaagtaagtactactagttccgtgcatctcccgttgattctagctactttcatcaatgccatttataatgcttcattatcagtttgattgacctctatttctcgtaaagtgcttgtggcaggaacccgggaataattactgtggatactacgtctgcgagttcatctacaacgcgacggCCAAGAATaggcggggctactctaaaagacaatatgaagtgcgtaagcaaaaatattcacaagtttattttattaccatcattaatgttcagtttcattcatatatatgtattgacccccttcttgaAATTAGATGTGacagatgcgggatgaactcctaccacaagatcgcatgcgagcaattcaagaggaattggctgaattctttcttgaccacgtcatcaataaagccggagaataccacaATGCATGTGGAAGTTGAGTTCATATGTTAGggtattgtaagagatcttacacattgtatatatatatatgtagccagtagcgtcgataagatatacgaaaacttgttgttcgaccaatctctcggagaaggagaggtcgatcacttctctctgtatatgttcatgacgatcttctgtacttaatagtttccttcatttgcttactagctagctagcgtgtcgagtcctctctatacgtagcgtcgaccaagcacggagataagagaggacacttctctctattagct
The Aegilops tauschii subsp. strangulata cultivar AL8/78 chromosome 3, Aet v6.0, whole genome shotgun sequence genome window above contains:
- the LOC141042223 gene encoding uncharacterized protein — protein: MYDIGFIKTNLIDQFMVTFHPKETKDNLLRSLVINQNKDTILFPYNFNFHYILLEIKLEQGLVNVLESRRKDPEDYADMSKMLEKVWKVFTAQISGLPQDLRWKYPKCLWQEPGNNYCGYYVCEFIYNATAKNRRGYSKRQYEM